A genomic window from Bacteroidales bacterium includes:
- a CDS encoding AI-2E family transporter — protein MNQSNGNIQRIASSMIIIALLIYLLIIGKFIIVPIIFAALLAIMIQPICNFLERYIHAKIPVILLSFIIVLIPVGGIITFFSYQMGDVLQNMPAIADKLQHSSDLLFTWLNDNFGISRADIWDWFRANFSKVLDSPIRFFKGGLISGTAFLVNFFMVLIFTFFMLLYRGAIKNFLLLQFKDKRREQGVEIFVQIQRLVRHYLYGLLTVILILAFLNSIGLWIIGVGYPVFWASLAAFLSIIPYIGTTLGGLLPFMYAIATLNTWWQPLAVVALYSSIQQLEGNLITPYVVGSNVKINPFIAILSLLIGGYIWGLSGIVLGIPLAAIVKLVFDNVDSLKPVGVLMSNDLHKQDEKLLEDWDEDRYRISSLFEDKNNQLNSNF, from the coding sequence ATGAATCAATCAAACGGTAACATTCAGCGCATTGCCTCTTCAATGATCATCATCGCCCTGCTGATCTATCTGCTGATCATTGGGAAATTCATCATCGTGCCCATCATCTTTGCTGCGTTGCTCGCGATCATGATACAGCCCATCTGCAATTTCCTCGAGCGCTATATACATGCAAAGATTCCCGTGATACTTCTGTCTTTCATCATTGTACTGATACCGGTAGGCGGGATCATTACCTTTTTTTCTTACCAGATGGGAGATGTGCTGCAAAACATGCCTGCCATTGCCGATAAGCTTCAACATAGTTCTGATCTGTTATTTACCTGGCTCAATGATAATTTTGGTATTTCCCGTGCAGACATTTGGGATTGGTTTCGCGCCAATTTTTCCAAAGTGCTTGATTCCCCCATTCGGTTTTTCAAAGGCGGTTTGATCTCGGGCACGGCATTCCTGGTGAACTTTTTTATGGTGCTGATATTCACATTTTTTATGTTACTTTACAGGGGTGCCATCAAGAATTTTCTTCTGCTGCAGTTTAAAGACAAAAGACGGGAACAGGGTGTTGAAATTTTTGTTCAGATTCAGCGTTTGGTAAGACATTATCTCTACGGGTTGCTTACCGTAATCCTTATCCTGGCATTTCTTAACAGCATCGGACTTTGGATTATCGGTGTGGGATATCCCGTATTTTGGGCATCGCTGGCTGCCTTCCTGAGCATTATCCCATACATTGGAACAACACTGGGCGGTTTGCTGCCTTTCATGTATGCCATTGCCACACTGAATACCTGGTGGCAACCGCTGGCTGTAGTGGCCTTGTATTCATCCATTCAACAGTTAGAAGGCAATCTGATCACACCCTATGTGGTAGGTTCGAATGTGAAAATCAATCCTTTTATTGCCATCCTGTCTCTGCTTATAGGAGGCTATATCTGGGGACTGTCAGGTATTGTCCTGGGCATACCCCTGGCCGCCATCGTCAAACTGGTTTTTGATAACGTGGACAGCCTCAAACCTGTTGGCGTATTGATGAGCAACGACCTGCACAAACAGGATGAGAAACTGCTGGAGGATTGGGATGAGGATCGGTACCGCATTTCCAGTTTGTTTGAGGATAAAAATAATCAATTAAATTCTAATTTCTAA